Proteins encoded within one genomic window of Pedobacter africanus:
- a CDS encoding SprB repeat-containing protein — translation MIVYSFDGFYNGGASGDFVLIDYDLDAGVVSAITSVGSFPQIVYENVSPAKAEGDELWRSTISGNIVSVKWTPYFPFGYATTEVDPDPPVEVITINSITVTPQTVPGTNDGTATVNASEGTGPYQYSINGVDYQSSNVFAGLAPGTYSVFVKSAVNPVTSGSFTIAAAPYVDPPIDPAIKDVVVLAGGEINIQNAYKRVEVLSEFGKVPSLLYNGNFEDWDGQNFNFWTRYGGLDFTRVQRTVTNTKGETIPIQNHAIRFNVKANSGKYLESAVIPFQKGDQAKVQFRVSKVTDVTEYSYIETRYIGPVPYPVGHNIKTFYAAKIRFKIGNYYLYNENYGSSFTWTTNLATVSIPIDNKTGDLNTYSISFQVPECPETGNLFIQLYGFEKVIMDSWESPVRSVGSGTNYTVLDEYQPVTMDDISLSKSSQSGDNDIVGLLSVSENLRYYTEKPDQFKILFGDYFNSSAGASALSNLYAMKVGNSYTSGWYEYGTTSSPVAFGLMLAKSILKAYQKPFRFWLGDLKLKPLAPEFSYLNTFNFDVPGQDKFSSKVFALLGGEIDLKNNTISNVKLAEVFDKPAKSNDVTVPNYPGSESPVFVQDPNGEDANGIFTDEFTLEFT, via the coding sequence ATGATAGTTTACTCATTTGACGGTTTTTATAATGGTGGAGCATCTGGCGATTTCGTATTGATTGATTACGATCTGGATGCTGGGGTAGTATCAGCTATTACAAGCGTTGGAAGTTTCCCGCAAATTGTTTACGAAAATGTTTCACCAGCGAAAGCCGAAGGTGATGAACTATGGCGAAGTACTATTAGCGGTAATATTGTTTCAGTAAAATGGACGCCTTATTTTCCGTTTGGCTATGCGACAACGGAAGTTGATCCTGATCCCCCAGTAGAAGTTATTACGATCAATAGCATAACGGTTACGCCTCAGACTGTTCCTGGCACTAACGATGGAACCGCCACGGTTAATGCCAGCGAAGGGACGGGACCATATCAGTATTCGATTAATGGAGTCGATTACCAATCAAGTAACGTATTTGCAGGCCTGGCTCCTGGAACGTATTCCGTTTTCGTTAAAAGCGCAGTAAACCCTGTTACCTCTGGTAGTTTCACTATTGCTGCCGCACCATACGTAGATCCACCTATAGATCCTGCGATTAAAGACGTAGTTGTCCTTGCTGGCGGTGAAATAAACATACAAAACGCATACAAACGAGTAGAGGTATTGTCTGAGTTTGGGAAAGTACCTTCCTTACTGTACAATGGAAACTTTGAAGATTGGGATGGCCAGAACTTTAATTTCTGGACCAGGTACGGCGGACTTGATTTTACCAGAGTACAGAGAACTGTAACAAATACCAAAGGAGAAACTATACCTATTCAAAACCACGCGATCAGGTTTAATGTAAAGGCAAATAGCGGGAAATACCTTGAGTCGGCTGTAATTCCTTTTCAAAAAGGAGACCAGGCAAAAGTTCAATTTAGAGTAAGCAAGGTAACTGATGTTACGGAATACAGCTATATAGAAACCAGGTATATCGGCCCGGTTCCATATCCGGTTGGACATAATATAAAGACTTTTTACGCTGCCAAAATCCGGTTCAAGATCGGCAATTATTACTTGTATAATGAAAATTACGGTTCGTCATTTACCTGGACAACAAATTTGGCCACAGTAAGTATCCCTATTGATAACAAAACCGGCGATCTTAATACTTACTCAATTAGCTTCCAGGTGCCTGAGTGTCCGGAAACAGGAAACCTTTTCATCCAGTTATATGGATTTGAAAAGGTGATTATGGATTCCTGGGAAAGCCCTGTCAGAAGTGTGGGGTCAGGAACGAATTATACTGTGTTAGACGAGTATCAGCCGGTGACTATGGATGATATTTCTTTGTCAAAAAGCAGCCAGAGTGGAGACAACGATATTGTAGGCTTGCTGTCTGTTTCGGAAAACTTAAGGTACTATACAGAGAAACCTGATCAGTTTAAAATACTGTTTGGAGATTATTTTAATTCATCAGCTGGAGCAAGTGCATTGAGTAACCTATACGCGATGAAAGTAGGCAACTCTTATACTTCTGGTTGGTATGAGTACGGAACTACAAGTTCACCAGTAGCGTTTGGTCTTATGTTAGCAAAATCAATATTAAAAGCTTATCAGAAGCCATTCAGGTTTTGGTTAGGCGATTTAAAGTTGAAGCCGCTTGCGCCGGAATTTAGCTACTTAAACACTTTTAATTTCGATGTTCCTGGTCAGGACAAGTTCAGCAGCAAAGTGTTTGCTCTTCTCGGAGGCGAGATAGATTTAAAAAACAACACAATCAGTAATGTAAAACTCGCTGAGGTGTTTGATAAGCCCGCCAAATCAAATGATGTTACCGTACCTAATTATCCAGGATCAGAGTCACCTGTATTTGTGCAGGACCCTAACGGAGAAGATGCCAATGGAATATTTACAGATGAATTTACACTTGAATTTACTTAA
- a CDS encoding ANIS5 family metal-binding protein: MANEKLSIELTAKIDGLRDSFNQAIREVNSYDKETKAKLASVDKGFAQLANDIDKAMSSASVSTSKASSQITKSLAQAAQATAAGGKSIKSGSDQAANALTNLGRVAQDAPFGFIGIQNNLNPLLESFQRLKAETGSSGAALKALGQSLIGPAGIGIALSVVSSAIILYQQYQQRANKTIENAKKTTDDYINTLDQLSQVQLKGAQNAQRELTELASLYQISQDATISIRQRKDAVDELQSQYPAYFANIKDETILNGGAKEAYDRLTTAIIATARARAAQDLITKNSSKQLENEQKLIDLESDRVKKANELALAKKREAQNVGNSDIQTGSAADAIAAAKASQSLKGIIKEQGQIKAENNKLDQENLRLTEQITKEVKKGADLAGKVGDLKKVKIEAPKIGKLGTGGIFGDLGLKAFENINLSIITKPLKEIRTETEFAVAALKGNFDYTSQQIEDFVSKYGRSAVELLDIAQKFNSDFNQIAFGGITDTLSSLGSAIGESFANGSNILEAAGQSLLSSLGGILVEFGKLTLAAGVAATALGQALRNPLNPANAALAIGAGAALIAIGSAIKAFSGKVGKSNSSGGAGKTDSKSIPQFASGVQNFGGGLALVGERGPELVNLPTGSSVIPTGRTERMMRGSNSSVVVGGEMRISMRELVVALRREEKLLGRLG; this comes from the coding sequence ATGGCTAACGAAAAACTTTCCATAGAATTAACCGCGAAAATCGATGGACTCAGGGATAGCTTTAATCAAGCGATCCGTGAGGTTAATTCATATGACAAAGAAACTAAAGCTAAGTTAGCATCTGTTGATAAAGGTTTTGCCCAATTGGCTAATGATATTGATAAGGCAATGTCATCGGCCTCTGTATCAACGAGTAAAGCTTCATCACAAATCACTAAGAGTCTTGCCCAGGCGGCCCAAGCAACGGCAGCTGGGGGTAAATCTATAAAGTCAGGTTCAGATCAAGCTGCAAATGCGTTGACAAATCTAGGTAGAGTGGCTCAAGATGCGCCATTTGGATTTATAGGGATACAAAACAATCTAAATCCTCTATTGGAGTCATTCCAAAGGTTAAAGGCGGAAACTGGAAGTAGCGGAGCAGCACTAAAAGCATTGGGTCAATCTTTAATAGGCCCTGCAGGAATAGGCATAGCATTGTCAGTAGTTTCTTCTGCAATCATTCTTTATCAACAATATCAACAGAGGGCAAACAAGACTATTGAAAATGCCAAAAAGACAACTGACGATTACATCAATACATTGGATCAGTTGTCTCAGGTTCAACTCAAAGGTGCACAAAACGCGCAGAGGGAGCTCACAGAACTCGCTTCTTTATATCAGATATCTCAAGATGCTACCATATCAATAAGGCAAAGAAAAGATGCGGTTGACGAACTACAATCTCAATACCCAGCTTATTTCGCCAATATCAAAGATGAAACTATTCTTAATGGCGGTGCAAAAGAGGCTTATGACAGGCTTACTACTGCAATTATAGCTACTGCAAGAGCTAGAGCCGCTCAGGATTTAATCACAAAAAATTCCAGCAAGCAATTAGAGAACGAACAGAAGTTAATTGACCTTGAAAGTGATAGAGTTAAAAAAGCAAACGAGCTGGCGCTAGCTAAAAAAAGGGAAGCCCAAAATGTGGGAAACAGCGATATTCAAACTGGCAGTGCTGCAGACGCGATTGCAGCTGCTAAGGCCAGTCAATCGCTAAAAGGAATTATAAAGGAACAGGGGCAAATCAAAGCTGAAAATAACAAGCTAGATCAAGAAAATTTAAGACTTACAGAACAAATAACCAAAGAGGTTAAGAAGGGAGCTGACCTTGCTGGCAAAGTAGGTGATTTGAAGAAAGTTAAAATAGAGGCGCCTAAAATTGGAAAACTTGGTACGGGGGGTATTTTCGGAGATTTAGGCCTTAAGGCTTTTGAAAATATTAATTTATCAATTATAACCAAGCCTTTAAAAGAAATTAGAACTGAAACCGAGTTTGCCGTCGCGGCTCTTAAGGGTAATTTTGACTATACAAGTCAACAAATTGAAGATTTTGTATCTAAGTACGGGAGAAGCGCCGTTGAATTATTGGACATAGCGCAAAAATTTAACAGCGATTTCAACCAAATAGCTTTTGGTGGTATAACAGATACGTTAAGTTCACTTGGATCAGCTATAGGTGAGTCATTTGCTAATGGATCAAATATATTAGAAGCTGCAGGTCAATCATTATTGTCGTCACTTGGGGGTATTTTGGTTGAATTTGGAAAACTTACCCTGGCAGCGGGGGTTGCAGCAACAGCTTTAGGTCAGGCGCTTAGAAATCCATTAAACCCAGCGAATGCGGCGCTAGCCATTGGTGCCGGTGCGGCATTGATAGCCATTGGGTCTGCTATTAAAGCATTCAGTGGTAAAGTTGGTAAAAGTAATAGTTCGGGCGGCGCTGGAAAAACAGACTCAAAATCCATCCCTCAGTTTGCGTCGGGGGTTCAGAATTTCGGGGGCGGCTTGGCATTGGTAGGAGAGCGGGGACCAGAGCTTGTAAACCTTCCAACTGGATCAAGTGTAATACCTACCGGCCGTACAGAGCGAATGATGCGAGGCAGCAACAGTTCTGTTGTGGTAGGTGGTGAAATGCGTATTTCTATGCGGGAACTTGTAGTGGCTTTACGCCGGGAAGAAAAACTATTAGGGAGGCTCGGATAA
- a CDS encoding phage tail tube protein, which yields MGFLNGRTVLLFIDTDTPITTDLEDVTTAEAKLVACLTSNGFDGTTSAIATTSKCSGSFAESLDGEKGWTMSAEGQAISLDGPGDERLNHNALFKLWRSGATVWVFMMDTASPVVTMRYGLARIDSFSDSAPDNEAQTFSISLTGVGQPGDQDDISPVTT from the coding sequence ATGGGATTTTTAAACGGAAGGACAGTATTACTGTTCATTGACACCGACACACCGATAACAACGGATCTGGAAGACGTGACCACCGCAGAAGCAAAACTAGTCGCCTGTTTAACTTCAAACGGTTTCGACGGTACAACTTCAGCTATTGCGACTACATCAAAGTGTTCAGGATCATTCGCCGAATCGCTTGATGGCGAAAAGGGATGGACGATGTCTGCTGAAGGTCAGGCCATTTCTCTTGATGGGCCAGGCGATGAAAGACTTAATCACAACGCCCTGTTCAAGCTATGGAGATCTGGGGCAACAGTCTGGGTTTTCATGATGGACACGGCTTCTCCTGTGGTTACAATGCGTTATGGATTGGCAAGGATAGACTCATTCAGTGATTCTGCACCTGACAATGAGGCTCAAACATTCAGTATTTCACTGACTGGAGTCGGCCAGCCTGGAGATCAGGATGATATTTCTCCAGTAACGACTTAG
- a CDS encoding phage head completion protein — MKAREYNKRIEVWETTERVSDGFGGYIAGSPQLISRSWAKLVTEGLGRKAYSFGIIEFKDPLLFLVRGRNDLPYNGRNLFLVYKGDKYIIQGIRNENLRDVDTEIFCTKDDPLTVPYIGVITT; from the coding sequence ATGAAAGCCAGGGAATACAATAAAAGAATTGAGGTATGGGAAACTACGGAACGAGTTTCTGATGGGTTTGGGGGATATATAGCAGGATCGCCTCAATTAATTTCTCGTTCCTGGGCAAAACTTGTAACTGAGGGATTGGGCCGGAAAGCTTATAGCTTCGGAATAATAGAGTTTAAAGATCCTTTGCTATTTCTTGTTAGGGGACGTAATGACCTGCCCTACAACGGAAGGAATTTATTTCTGGTATATAAAGGAGATAAGTACATAATACAGGGAATAAGAAATGAAAACTTACGTGATGTGGACACTGAGATTTTCTGTACAAAGGATGATCCTTTGACTGTTCCATATATAGGAGTAATAACAACATGA
- a CDS encoding head-tail connector protein: MIITEYTDIISLARARTYLRVDDMMNEDDDEITSMIKASFTFIERYTCHLFGSRDLSQLVPPKIYKYPINSISGVTEDDWDNYYQRNLDYYCQENISSRPVLVNFNAGYVNVEDVPEDFIQAALQIIKVWYFEAEKQVNETLIPVSVKQVLDTYRRFV; this comes from the coding sequence ATGATTATTACCGAATATACTGACATTATAAGTCTGGCCCGCGCAAGGACATATTTGCGTGTGGATGATATGATGAATGAGGATGACGACGAAATCACGTCAATGATTAAAGCCTCATTCACTTTCATAGAGCGGTATACCTGCCATTTGTTTGGCTCCAGGGACTTGTCTCAGTTGGTGCCGCCAAAGATCTACAAGTACCCAATTAATTCAATATCCGGCGTTACAGAGGATGATTGGGATAATTACTACCAGAGAAACCTTGATTATTATTGCCAGGAGAATATTTCATCACGGCCGGTTTTAGTGAATTTTAATGCAGGATATGTCAATGTTGAAGATGTACCAGAAGATTTTATACAGGCTGCTTTACAGATCATCAAGGTCTGGTATTTCGAGGCAGAGAAGCAGGTTAATGAAACGTTGATACCGGTTTCAGTTAAACAGGTATTAGATACCTATAGAAGGTTCGTATAA
- a CDS encoding phage major capsid protein produces the protein MEDLKQELETLKADLSKNFETKSKVDIQAAITEFETKSKGIYDAEIKSIKDDFEAKSAAMQEHLDKLDIRLQEAKKGEKLETKTFNQILGETIRENADAIKNHKTGEILKMELKAVGDMSIAANFPGSTPFNQEVRNALIQNPYDRVWLSDYLPQGSTTKGSIIYPKENGGEGGAATWVTGSGNKAQMDFDLTSQSAFVKWIAGFVIVDREMLDDIEWIASYIQSKMLISLKVAENNFILNGTSDSNPVDGLLDVATAYNGDYTAAVDKIVDAAYGQIPVDTFEFYQGNTAIFNVRDAVAIGLNKASGSGEYDLPAGSVSYAAGKLSVAGLNIATTTQLGANNFLAFDRMATLLVNRLAPELRMFEDAALAKQNKVMFRIEERITLAIFNDNAIVKGSLAQTT, from the coding sequence ATGGAAGATTTAAAACAAGAGCTCGAAACGCTTAAGGCTGATTTGAGTAAGAATTTTGAAACGAAGTCTAAGGTAGACATCCAAGCTGCAATCACTGAATTTGAAACGAAATCAAAAGGCATTTATGACGCTGAAATAAAAAGCATTAAGGATGATTTCGAGGCTAAATCTGCTGCTATGCAGGAGCATCTGGATAAGCTTGACATCAGATTGCAGGAAGCCAAAAAAGGCGAAAAACTGGAAACAAAAACCTTTAATCAGATTTTAGGAGAAACTATCCGTGAAAATGCTGATGCAATCAAAAACCATAAAACAGGCGAAATCCTAAAAATGGAATTAAAAGCGGTTGGTGATATGTCTATCGCAGCCAACTTCCCTGGATCAACTCCGTTTAATCAGGAAGTTCGGAACGCTTTAATACAAAATCCGTATGATAGGGTTTGGCTTTCTGACTATCTGCCACAGGGTAGTACGACCAAAGGATCTATCATTTATCCAAAAGAGAATGGTGGAGAGGGCGGTGCAGCTACCTGGGTAACTGGATCAGGAAACAAGGCCCAAATGGACTTTGATTTGACGTCGCAAAGTGCATTTGTTAAGTGGATTGCAGGTTTTGTTATTGTTGATCGTGAAATGCTTGATGATATAGAGTGGATTGCCAGCTACATCCAATCAAAAATGCTAATTAGCTTGAAGGTTGCAGAAAACAACTTCATCCTAAACGGAACGTCCGATAGTAACCCTGTTGACGGACTTCTTGATGTCGCCACTGCTTACAACGGAGATTATACAGCCGCGGTTGATAAGATTGTTGATGCCGCCTATGGACAGATACCAGTAGACACTTTTGAGTTCTATCAAGGTAACACAGCGATCTTTAATGTTCGTGATGCCGTTGCTATCGGTTTGAATAAAGCATCTGGGTCTGGCGAGTATGACTTGCCTGCTGGGTCTGTTTCCTATGCCGCTGGAAAACTATCCGTAGCTGGTTTGAATATAGCTACCACCACACAGTTGGGAGCTAATAACTTCCTCGCTTTTGACAGGATGGCAACATTGCTTGTGAATCGCCTTGCTCCTGAATTGAGGATGTTTGAGGACGCAGCGTTGGCTAAACAAAATAAAGTTATGTTCAGGATTGAAGAAAGGATTACTCTGGCGATATTCAATGATAACGCCATTGTTAAAGGTTCGTTAGCTCAAACAACGTAA
- a CDS encoding HK97 family phage prohead protease produces MKEFDVVYEFDDRSEQSVLLADDENHARQLASEAMGENGANDFLLTVEHGNANWIKSHNMIGLLEEKDNVGSVKDVSLADMTITGYLAHFGSVDYGNDITEKGAFTKTLLEGKGKHLFLNFHNFDQPHNKFSVLQEDDFGLYFEVKMIKDVSYSMDTLRLYDAGVLTDQSYGFHAVKKVFEKKEGVTVRRLKEVVFGEGSNVAVGMNKNAKFTGFKGMTIEKCKDQVSKIMKFLRTGNVTDETFLQLEIGLKQLQAYSFELGKQALETKSEPDKTTLITSEPQAIEIIKSFRNTLKN; encoded by the coding sequence ATGAAAGAGTTTGATGTTGTTTATGAGTTTGATGACAGGTCAGAGCAATCTGTTTTATTGGCTGATGACGAAAATCACGCTAGGCAACTAGCAAGCGAAGCAATGGGTGAGAATGGCGCAAATGATTTCTTGTTAACTGTGGAACATGGTAACGCCAACTGGATAAAAAGCCATAACATGATCGGATTATTGGAAGAAAAAGACAATGTAGGGTCAGTCAAAGATGTTTCTTTAGCTGACATGACCATTACGGGATATCTGGCGCACTTTGGGTCTGTTGATTACGGTAATGATATAACCGAAAAAGGAGCATTTACCAAGACGCTTTTGGAGGGTAAAGGCAAGCACTTGTTCTTGAACTTCCACAATTTCGATCAGCCTCACAATAAGTTTAGTGTACTTCAGGAGGATGATTTCGGCCTCTATTTCGAGGTTAAGATGATCAAAGATGTTTCTTACTCTATGGATACGCTTAGGCTTTACGATGCCGGTGTATTAACTGATCAATCGTATGGTTTTCATGCGGTAAAGAAGGTATTTGAAAAGAAAGAGGGTGTGACTGTACGCCGACTTAAAGAGGTTGTGTTTGGTGAGGGGTCAAATGTTGCGGTAGGGATGAATAAGAATGCAAAATTCACCGGATTTAAAGGTATGACCATTGAAAAGTGTAAGGACCAGGTATCTAAAATAATGAAGTTCCTGAGAACTGGAAATGTAACAGACGAAACATTTTTACAATTAGAAATAGGCCTCAAGCAATTACAGGCTTATTCTTTTGAATTAGGCAAACAAGCACTCGAAACTAAATCAGAGCCGGACAAAACCACTCTAATCACGTCAGAGCCGCAAGCAATAGAGATAATTAAATCATTTAGAAACACATTAAAAAATTAA